One Spinacia oleracea cultivar Varoflay chromosome 4, BTI_SOV_V1, whole genome shotgun sequence DNA segment encodes these proteins:
- the LOC110783284 gene encoding hexokinase-3 isoform X1: protein MGKVGFGVAVGIAAVSCAVAAAVVGKRVRSRRKWMRVVGVLKELEEGCGTPVSRLKHVVDAMAVEMHAGLASERGSKLKMLLTFVDKLPTGSEKGIYYALDLGGTNFRVLRVQLGGRRSGIVRHDVERKPIPEHLMTSTSEDLFDFIATSLKAFFDQENVKDSDLSPSSRRELGFTFSFPVNQTTVSSGILMKWTKGFSIHDMVGKDVSESLHQAMSRQGLNMHIAALVNDTVGTLALGHYNDEDTVAAVIIGTGTNACYFERADAIIKSQGFPDSSGGMVVNMEWGNFWSSHLPRTSYDIELDAESPNPNDQGFEKMISGMYLGEIVRRVILRMSKESDVFGPISSSLCKAFILRTPLMSTMHEDESPDLQEVARILDEVLGIHDVPLKVRKLVVNICDVVTRRAARLAAAGIVGILKKIGRDGSGGVAGSRAKGPSSSNRLKRTVVAVEGGLYSNYRMFREYLNDAVAEILGEELAPYVILKVAEDGSGIGAALLAATYSSPENVDT from the exons ATGGGCAAGGTGGGGTTTGGTGTGGCGGTGGGAATAGCAGCGGTGTCGTGTGCGGtggcggcggcggtggtgggAAAGAGGGTAAGAAGTAGGAGAAAGTGGATGAGAGTAGTGGGTGTTTTGAAAGAATTAGAAGAAGGTTGTGGGACACCTGTTAGTAGATTGAAGCATGTTGTTGATGCCATGGCTGTTGAGATGCATGCTGGTTTAGCTTCTGAACGTGGTTCTAAGCTCAAAATGTTGCTCACTTTTGTTGATAAACTTCCCACTGG GAGTGAGAAGGGAATATATTATGCACTAGATCTTGGAGGTACTAATTTTCGGGTCTTGCGGGTTCAGCTAGGAGGAAGAAGATCCGGCATTGTTAGACATGACGTTGAAAGGAAACCCATTCCTGAACATTTAATGACAAGTACTAGTGAG GATCTGTTTGATTTCATTGCAACATCACTTAAGGCATTTTTCGATCAAGAGAATGTCAAAGATTCAGATCTTTCTCCTTCCTCGAGAAGGGAACTTGGTTTTACCTTTTCTTTTCCTGTGAATCAAACAACagtttcttctggaattttgaTGAAATGGACGAAAGGGTTTTCCATTCATGACATG GTAGGGAAAGATGTTAGTGAAAGCTTGCACCAAGCAATGTCAAGACAGGGCCTAAATATGCATATTGCAGCCTTG GTAAATGATACCGTGGGAACTTTGGCACTTGGACATTATAATGACGAGGACACTGTTGCTGCAGTAATCATTGGGACTGGAACGAATGCCTGCTATTTCGAGCGAGCAGATGCTATCATCAAATCTCAAGGTTTTCCAGATTCTTCAGGCGGCATG GTTGTCAATATGGAGTGGGGAAACTTTTGGTCGTCCCATTTGCCAAGAACTTCTTATGATATTGAGTTAGATGCAGAGAGCCCTAATCCGAATGACCAG GGTTTCGAGAAAATGATATCGGGAATGTATCTGGGTGAGATTGTCAGAAGAGTTATACTAAGGATGTCCAAGGAGTCTGACGTATTCGGACCTATTTCTTCTAGCCTATGCAAAGCTTTCATCTTGAG GACGCCTTTGATGTCGACAATGCATGAAGACGAGTCTCCCGACCTGCAAGAAGTAGCAAGAATATTGGACGAGGTTCTTGGG ATTCACGACGTGCCTTTAAAAGTCCGGAAATTGGTAGTAAACATATGTGACGTGGTAACCCGTCGGGCAGCCCGCCTTGCAGCCGCTGGTATCGTCGGGATCCTGAAAAAGATAGGTCGAGACGGGAGTGGTGGAGTTGCTGGCAGCAGAGCCAAAGGCCCTAGCAGCAGCAATAGGTTAAAGAGAACTGTGGTTGCAGTTGAAGGCGGTCTCTATTCAAATTACAGAATGTTTAGGGAGTACTTGAATGATGCCGTGGCCGAGATTTTGGGGGAGGAACTCGCCCCGTACGTAATTCTGAAGGTCGCTGAAGACGGGTCGGGCATTGGAGCTGCTCTGCTCGCGGCCACATATTCATCACCCGAGAATGTCGATacgtaa
- the LOC110783284 gene encoding hexokinase-3 isoform X2, with protein MGKVGFGVAVGIAAVSCAVAAAVVGKRVRSRRKWMRVVGVLKELEEGCGTPVSRLKHVVDAMAVEMHAGLASERGSKLKMLLTFVDKLPTGSEKGIYYALDLGGTNFRVLRVQLGGRRSGIVRHDVERKPIPEHLMTSTSEDLFDFIATSLKAFFDQENVKDSDLSPSSRRELGFTFSFPVNQTTVSSGILMKWTKGFSIHDMVGKDVSESLHQAMSRQGLNMHIAALVNDTVGTLALGHYNDEDTVAAVIIGTGTNACYFERADAIIKSQGFPDSSGGMGFEKMISGMYLGEIVRRVILRMSKESDVFGPISSSLCKAFILRTPLMSTMHEDESPDLQEVARILDEVLGIHDVPLKVRKLVVNICDVVTRRAARLAAAGIVGILKKIGRDGSGGVAGSRAKGPSSSNRLKRTVVAVEGGLYSNYRMFREYLNDAVAEILGEELAPYVILKVAEDGSGIGAALLAATYSSPENVDT; from the exons ATGGGCAAGGTGGGGTTTGGTGTGGCGGTGGGAATAGCAGCGGTGTCGTGTGCGGtggcggcggcggtggtgggAAAGAGGGTAAGAAGTAGGAGAAAGTGGATGAGAGTAGTGGGTGTTTTGAAAGAATTAGAAGAAGGTTGTGGGACACCTGTTAGTAGATTGAAGCATGTTGTTGATGCCATGGCTGTTGAGATGCATGCTGGTTTAGCTTCTGAACGTGGTTCTAAGCTCAAAATGTTGCTCACTTTTGTTGATAAACTTCCCACTGG GAGTGAGAAGGGAATATATTATGCACTAGATCTTGGAGGTACTAATTTTCGGGTCTTGCGGGTTCAGCTAGGAGGAAGAAGATCCGGCATTGTTAGACATGACGTTGAAAGGAAACCCATTCCTGAACATTTAATGACAAGTACTAGTGAG GATCTGTTTGATTTCATTGCAACATCACTTAAGGCATTTTTCGATCAAGAGAATGTCAAAGATTCAGATCTTTCTCCTTCCTCGAGAAGGGAACTTGGTTTTACCTTTTCTTTTCCTGTGAATCAAACAACagtttcttctggaattttgaTGAAATGGACGAAAGGGTTTTCCATTCATGACATG GTAGGGAAAGATGTTAGTGAAAGCTTGCACCAAGCAATGTCAAGACAGGGCCTAAATATGCATATTGCAGCCTTG GTAAATGATACCGTGGGAACTTTGGCACTTGGACATTATAATGACGAGGACACTGTTGCTGCAGTAATCATTGGGACTGGAACGAATGCCTGCTATTTCGAGCGAGCAGATGCTATCATCAAATCTCAAGGTTTTCCAGATTCTTCAGGCGGCATG GGTTTCGAGAAAATGATATCGGGAATGTATCTGGGTGAGATTGTCAGAAGAGTTATACTAAGGATGTCCAAGGAGTCTGACGTATTCGGACCTATTTCTTCTAGCCTATGCAAAGCTTTCATCTTGAG GACGCCTTTGATGTCGACAATGCATGAAGACGAGTCTCCCGACCTGCAAGAAGTAGCAAGAATATTGGACGAGGTTCTTGGG ATTCACGACGTGCCTTTAAAAGTCCGGAAATTGGTAGTAAACATATGTGACGTGGTAACCCGTCGGGCAGCCCGCCTTGCAGCCGCTGGTATCGTCGGGATCCTGAAAAAGATAGGTCGAGACGGGAGTGGTGGAGTTGCTGGCAGCAGAGCCAAAGGCCCTAGCAGCAGCAATAGGTTAAAGAGAACTGTGGTTGCAGTTGAAGGCGGTCTCTATTCAAATTACAGAATGTTTAGGGAGTACTTGAATGATGCCGTGGCCGAGATTTTGGGGGAGGAACTCGCCCCGTACGTAATTCTGAAGGTCGCTGAAGACGGGTCGGGCATTGGAGCTGCTCTGCTCGCGGCCACATATTCATCACCCGAGAATGTCGATacgtaa